A section of the Centroberyx gerrardi isolate f3 chromosome 8, fCenGer3.hap1.cur.20231027, whole genome shotgun sequence genome encodes:
- the angptl2b gene encoding angiopoietin-related protein 2b, producing the protein MELPSMVLLGLLLVYGLVCGVQQTQGSPSDSSHARDQDGGQDKTQEFESSEDGLEREFLYAGRSKRAPADQQQDKCSYTFIVPQQKVTGAICVNSKEPEALLENRVNKQELELLNVELQKQKRQIETLQQLVEVDGGIVNEVKLLRKESRNMNSRVTQLYMQLLHEIIRKRDNALELAQMENKILNQTSEMQLLTSRYKDLEHKYQHLASLATNQSSLIALLEEQCQSRPAPRHVPVPQPRPQPPPPSPPLNKPYQPPTLPRINNQITNEIQSDQKSLPPVLPTMPSGTHSPSTTNKPSGPWKDCLQALEDGHTSSGMYLVKPENANRLMQVWCDQRHDPGGWTVIQRRVDGSVNFFRNWETYKQGFGNIDGEYWLGLENIYWLTNQANYKLLVTLEDWSGRKVFAEYASFRVESEADFYKLRVGRYHGNAGDSLTWHNGKQFTTLDRDHDVYTGNCAHYQKGGWWYNSCAHSNLNGVWYRGGHYRSRYQDGVYWAEFRGGAYSLKKVVMMIRPNPNTFH; encoded by the exons ATGGAGCTCCCTTCAATGGTCCTGCTGGGGCTCCTTCTAGTGTATGGACTAGTCTGTGGCGTCCAGCAGACTCAGGGGAGTCCCTCGGACAGCAGCCATGCCAGGGACCAGGATGGTGGTCAGGACAAGACCCAAGAGTTTGAGAGCAGTGAGGATGGTCTAGAGAGAGAGTTCCTGTATGCAGGAAGGAGTAAACGTGCTCCAGCTGACCAGCAGCAGGACAAGTGCTCCTACACTTTCATTGTGCCCCAACAGAAAGTGACTGGAGCCATCTGCGTCAACTCCAAGGAGCCCGAGGCCCTGCTGGAGAACCGGGTCAACAAGCAGGAGTTAGAGCTGCTGAATGTGGAGCTGCAGAAACAGAAGAGGCAAATTGAGACCCTGCAGCAACTGGTGGAGGTGGACGGAGGCATCGTCAACGAGGTCAAGCTGTTGAGGAAGGAGAGCCGCAACATGAACTCCAGAGTCACCCAGCTGTACATGCAGCTGCTCCATGAGATCATCAGGAAGAGAGACAATGCCCTAGAGTTGGCTCAGATGGAGAACAAGATCCTGAACCAGACCTCCGAGATGCAACTGCTCACCAGCCGTTACAAAGACCTGGAGCACAAGTACCAGCACCTGGCTTCCCTGGCCACCAACCAGTCATCCCTTATTGCCCTGTTGGAGGAGCAGTGCCAGAGTCGCCCTGCCCCCCGTCATGTCCCGGTCCCCCAGCCCCGGCCTCAGCCCCCTCCACCTTCACCACCCCTCAACAAGCCCTACCAGCCCCCCACCCTTCCACGCATCAACAACCAGATCACCAACGAGATCCAGAGTGACCAAAAGTCTCTACCGCCTGTCCTTCCTACCATGCCCAGCGGCACACACAGCCCCTCCACCACTAACAAGCCCTCTG GTCCGTGGAAGGACTGTCTGCAGGCTCTGGAGGATGGTCACACCTCCAGCGGCATGTACCTGGTGAAGCCGGAGAATGCCAACAGGCTTATGCAGGTGTGGTGTGACCAGAGACACGACCCAGGCGGCTGGACCGTGATCCAGAGAAGGGTGGACGGCTCTGTCAACTTTTTCAGGAACTGGGAGACATACAAG CAAGGCTTTGGCAATATCGATGGTGAGTACTGGCTGGGTCTGGAGAATATCTACTGGCTGACAAACCAGGCAAACTACAAACTGCTAGTCACACTGGAGGATTGGTCTGGCAGGAAGGTGTTCGCAGAGTACGCCAGCTTCAGAGTGGAGTCTGAGGCTGACTTCTACAAGCTAAGGGTGGgccgttaccatggcaacgctgGAGACTCCCTCACCTGGCACAACGGCAAACAGTTCACAACGTTGGACAGAGACCATGATGTGTATACAG GTAACTGTGCCCACTACCAGAAGGGAGGCTGGTGGTACAACTCCTGTGCCCATTCtaatttgaatggagtttggtacaGAGGAGGACACTACCGCAGCCGCTACCAGGATGGAGTCTACTGGGCTGAGTTCAGAGGAGGAGCCTATTCTCTAAAGAAAGTGGTCATGATGATCCGTCCAAACCCAAACACCTTCCACTAG
- the zbtb34 gene encoding zinc finger and BTB domain-containing protein 34, with protein MDDGSSYIEFDVPEFSNTVLSQLNELRLQGKLCDIIVHIQGQPFRAHKAVLAASSPYFRDHSALSTMSGLSISVIKSPEVFEQLLTFCYTGHISLQLKDVISFLTAASFLQMQAIIDKCTQILESIHSKISIPISVGSPEEGSQASRNGVNDSNLFVNPTQISPPYYSRQNQASNVDARSDLAGKGLGRVRQQEEGQSDRGSSDSVSEQEAPMEGETEQVELIGKDGQVTDVHVKVEKIDRPTYSDSSSAGDDGYHTEMVDGEQVLAVSVGSYGPVIQSAGYSYSGLSSPCFVSLSGSSPSRSMLSGFRGGRARAKRPVAIPAGVLSHIKPGSDESEPVGPASLENDVRERSLRSQWYPYNERLICIYCGKTFNQKGSLDRHMRLHMGITPFVCKFCGKKYTRKDQLEYHIRGHTDNKPFHCQICGKCFPFQGTLNQHLRKKHMGASEGSNHMDSPERTEGSSGQKDPEDTSEGMAFEAQYAEEAPANDMEESSKCSPEEAQASRCDF; from the coding sequence ATGGACGACGGCAGCAGCTACATAGAGTTTGACGTGCCGGAGTTCAGCAACACCGTTCTGAGCCAACTCAATGAGCTGCGGCTGCAGGGGAAGCTGTGTGACATTATTGTTCACATCCAGGGCCAGCCATTTCGAGCCCACAAGGCTGTGCTGGCGGCCAGTTCGCCCTACTTCCGAGACCACTCGGCTCTCAGCACGATGAGTGGCCTCTCCATCTCGGTCATCAAAAGCCCTGAGGTGTTTGAGCAGCTTCTCACCTTCTGCTACACAGGCCACATATCTCTGCAGCTCAAGGATGTCATCAGCTTCCTCACTGCTGCCAGCTTCCTGCAGATGCAGGCCATTATTGACAAGTGCACCCAAATCCTGGAGAGCATCCACTCCAAGATCAGCATCCCAATCAGCGTCGGCAGCCCCGAGGAGGGCTCTCAGGCCAGCCGCAATGGGGTCAATGACAGCAACCTCTTTGTCAACCCTACCCAGATCTCCCCCCCTTACTACTCCCGGCAGAATCAGGCAAGCAACGTGGATGCACGCTCTGACCTGGCAGGAAAAGGCTTGGGCCGAGTgcgacagcaagaggaaggcCAGTCGGACCGTGGCAGCAGCGATAGTGTGTCAGAGCAGGAAGCTCCCATGGAAGGAGAAACGGAGCAAGTGGAACTGATTGGCAAAGACGGGCAAGTGACAGATGTGCACGTGAAGGTAGAGAAGATCGACAGGCCCACTTACTCAGACAGCTCCTCAGCCGGTGATGATGGCTACCACACAGAGATGGTAGATGGAGAACAGGTGTTAGCTGTCAGTGTGGGCTCTTATGGTCCTGTCATCCAGTCTGCTGGCTACTCTTACTCAGGGCTGTCCTCCCCCTGCTTCGTCAGCCTCAGCGGCTCCAGTCCCTCCCGCTCCATGCTCAGTGGCTTCAGAGGTGGGCGAGCCAGGGCAAAGCGTCCTGTGGCCATCCCAGCAGGGGTGCTGAGTCACATCAAACCAGGCTCAGATGAGAGTGAGCCAGTGGGACCGGCAAGTTTGGAGAATGATGTGCGAGAGCGGAGTCTGCGGAGCCAGTGGTACCCCTACAACGAGAGACTCATTTGCATCTACTGCGGAAAGACCTTCAATCAGAAAGGCAGCCTGGACCGCCACATGCGCCTGCACATGGGAATCACCCCATTTGTTTGCAAATTCTGTGGCAAGAAGTACACAAGGAAAGACCAGCTGGAGTACCACATCCGTGGCCACACAGACAACAAGCCCTTCCACTGCCAGATCTGTGGCAAATGCTTCCCCTTTCAGGGCACCCTTAACCAGCACCTGAGGAAGAAGCACATGGGCGCATCAGAGGGCAGCAATCATATGGACTctccagagaggacagaggggagcTCAGGTCAGAAGGACCCAGAGGATACCTCCGAGGGGATGGCCTTTGAGGCACAATATGCAGAGGAGGCACCAGCCAATGATATGGAGGAGAGTTCTAAGTGCAGTCCGGAGGAGGCTCAAGCATCCAGATGTGATTTTTAG